In the genome of Pseudomonas sp. HS6, one region contains:
- the mnxG gene encoding manganese-oxidizing multicopper oxidase MnxG, translating into MVGIHHAPSLLNWLLLLASMLSVELASAAVRCERNLVANVVAFDQPLMFNRLGAQNVNGMMFALRRDVVDDHDRSLAQGGSAVPGKVSLRPDKRPRPMVLRVAAGDCLTINLQNLLAYQANPNHHAEPEGEEENANVGEAFKADEQVADRHVGFQVNGLQAVNSIDDIASFTGRNANSLVAPGASRSYLLYAEREGAFDVSSRGATFGGEGAAGNNANGLFAQVVVVPKGGRTYRNTLTEEEMRLASTGRTPAGHPIVDYQARYPQREPWLREGKAGTPIISMVDGSEIISSESDAIVMGSNPDGSFPPITYPLESVGKRNPALPNRLEPFRDFAAQFQDETAVTQAFPAYFADPVMGHVLEPTRDSFMINYGAGGMGAEVIANRLGVGPMHDCLSCAYEEFFLSSHTVGDVAMLVDVPANTGLENIAPGQTPRADQVGVKATMALYPSEPSNVAHSYIGDFVKFRNTHNGYEHHIFHLHGHQWLFNPNDDNSDYVDAQGIGPGAGYTYEIANGGSGNRNRVAGDAIYHCHFYPHFAQGMWAMWRVHDVFEEGTQLEVSQQGVDGFHSEPYALRSGKPAAGARALPDGEIIAGTPIPAIVPLPGKAMAPMPGKVVVVPKIGETLVAGNDDDDEEEEGDDDHHGGNAGGQAVGSLALVDRSEANRNADGSLKNPGYPFWIGGMESSVGQRPPTPPLDMLDAATAQSLKASGKALWANLDPTQSGGWDGGLPRHALDGKSAGGEAVTVTTSLDFSKEVTRAKPIYLPEEGTEVEQAAMAFHAKKDHPSFALLPGNQIVAKAFRTNGALPIAGAPYYEPCMDDRQKRLTSSAGTGEFNSGERIDGMSFVGASAFTADRPRVYKAANIQFDAVYNKVGYHFPQARILALWEDAWPVITKQRPPEPLVMRMNTFDCVQYQQTNLVPAVYEMDDYQVRTPTDVIGQHIHLPKWDLTAADGSSNGWNYEDGVLSPGAVQERVHAIREFNQCAGTDPRDGTPACPKAKAHPFFGQYGRSDWMGARTAMQRWFVDPVINSKGVDRGLGTIFTHDHLGPSTHQQIGLYATVLAEPAGSTWFHAETGEPLYSGARQDGGPTSWQAVINTGDLDGDGLNDSFREFFLEYSDFQHAYEAGVYVGAGPNGIPNAQAFPATADSFRFAINPPVRNNAGNLLEAVVEARGGIKPGCPSRPCPQAISVDDPGMFVVNYRNEPLGLRVFDPNKVAPDGKRGMQADGLGGDLAYAMQSRTDRAIPALNLAPNQISSATGPTGGTTQFPPHINKGGAEPGDPFTPMLRTYTGDNVRLRVHAGGHEEEHNVTLHGVKWLQSGSGFGNSSNSGWRASQMVGISEQMGFIAPVSMLSSSAATTGDYLYSMDASIEGYWNGIWGVMRNYTAQRNDLFALPNNSKPTGMRNTVAFEGTCPRISANPNGIGTRPTVQRNYEVVAALANDILRNPLGLAIGDPAGLGQHVGGPLNPAGGTLVFNSRPVSIPQVTVTDPEDGETITIGGQSGPIHDPTAILYVRKADLDPATGKLKPGIPVEPLVLRAAAGDCINITLENRLPSVMPDLAQTAILQGLVKRDRNGGDGSTTFNNNLLRPSSHVGLHAQLLAYDITKSDGVNVGANPVQTVPPRVGSTGAYPTRTYQYYAGHLEREGKPITQLGRNVDNINATAVEFGGLNFTPADVIKQPQKGLGGAMSILPSGATWVDDARKVSATVTAAGQTVYRDFAMVWQRALNLRWANGRPVEGIASEGMGVPNDPKDNAGMAINYKAEPMWYRFGLAPDAPFGRADGHGYGDVPNAHMAYSNALVGGDPQTPVFYARPGQPFRTHILMPTGGSRGSTFQLDGHLWSVNPFQSEKSDVGGYPMNTPGVGSVKFGYNPMSMYIGARESVLPAAHFSFMLPSAGGANAIAGDYLFRDNASFGNTAGLWGLLRVTNEPEPAPPAQ; encoded by the coding sequence ATGGTTGGCATTCACCACGCACCGTCCCTGTTGAACTGGCTGCTGTTGCTGGCCTCGATGCTTAGCGTCGAACTGGCTAGCGCCGCTGTGCGCTGCGAACGCAATCTGGTGGCCAACGTCGTGGCCTTCGATCAACCGCTGATGTTCAACCGCCTCGGTGCGCAGAACGTCAACGGCATGATGTTCGCCTTGCGCCGCGACGTGGTCGATGACCATGACCGGTCGCTGGCCCAGGGCGGTTCGGCGGTGCCAGGCAAAGTGTCGCTGCGCCCGGACAAGCGTCCACGGCCGATGGTGCTGCGCGTGGCGGCGGGGGATTGCCTGACCATCAACCTGCAGAATCTTCTGGCGTATCAGGCCAACCCGAACCATCACGCTGAGCCTGAGGGCGAAGAGGAAAACGCCAACGTCGGCGAAGCCTTCAAGGCCGACGAGCAAGTCGCCGACCGGCACGTCGGTTTCCAGGTCAACGGCCTGCAAGCGGTGAACAGCATCGACGACATCGCCTCGTTCACCGGGCGCAACGCCAACAGTCTGGTCGCTCCCGGTGCCAGCCGTTCCTACCTGTTGTACGCCGAGCGCGAAGGGGCGTTCGATGTCAGCAGCCGTGGTGCGACGTTCGGCGGGGAGGGCGCGGCCGGCAACAATGCCAATGGTCTGTTTGCCCAAGTGGTGGTTGTGCCCAAGGGCGGTCGCACTTACCGCAACACCCTCACTGAAGAAGAAATGCGTCTGGCCAGCACTGGCCGCACTCCCGCCGGACATCCCATCGTCGATTACCAGGCCCGCTACCCGCAGCGCGAGCCGTGGCTGCGCGAAGGCAAGGCCGGCACGCCGATCATCAGCATGGTCGACGGCAGCGAAATCATCTCCAGCGAAAGCGACGCCATCGTCATGGGCAGCAACCCCGACGGCAGCTTTCCACCGATCACCTATCCACTGGAATCGGTGGGCAAACGCAACCCGGCGCTGCCCAACCGGCTGGAGCCGTTCCGCGATTTCGCCGCGCAGTTCCAGGACGAAACCGCTGTCACCCAGGCGTTCCCGGCGTACTTCGCCGACCCGGTGATGGGCCACGTGCTGGAGCCGACCCGCGACTCGTTCATGATCAACTATGGCGCTGGCGGCATGGGCGCCGAAGTGATCGCCAACCGTTTAGGCGTGGGGCCGATGCACGATTGCCTGTCCTGCGCCTACGAAGAATTCTTCCTCAGCTCGCACACCGTCGGCGACGTGGCGATGCTGGTGGACGTGCCGGCCAACACCGGGCTTGAGAACATCGCCCCCGGCCAGACGCCACGAGCCGATCAGGTCGGCGTCAAAGCGACGATGGCGCTGTATCCGTCAGAGCCATCGAACGTCGCCCACAGCTACATCGGTGACTTCGTCAAATTCCGCAACACCCATAACGGTTACGAACACCATATTTTCCACTTGCACGGCCATCAGTGGCTGTTTAACCCCAATGATGACAACTCCGATTACGTCGACGCCCAGGGCATCGGCCCGGGCGCCGGTTACACCTATGAAATCGCCAATGGCGGCTCGGGAAACCGCAACCGCGTGGCGGGCGATGCGATTTACCATTGCCACTTCTATCCGCATTTTGCCCAAGGCATGTGGGCCATGTGGCGGGTGCACGATGTGTTTGAAGAAGGCACCCAACTTGAGGTTTCCCAGCAAGGTGTCGACGGTTTCCACAGCGAGCCTTATGCCCTGCGCAGCGGTAAACCTGCCGCTGGCGCCCGCGCCTTGCCGGACGGCGAAATCATTGCCGGCACGCCTATCCCCGCCATCGTGCCGCTGCCGGGCAAAGCCATGGCGCCGATGCCGGGCAAGGTTGTGGTCGTGCCGAAAATCGGCGAAACCCTGGTCGCCGGCAACGATGACGACGATGAGGAAGAAGAGGGCGACGATGATCACCACGGCGGCAACGCTGGCGGTCAGGCTGTGGGTTCGCTGGCCCTGGTGGATCGCAGCGAAGCCAATCGCAACGCTGACGGCAGCCTGAAAAACCCCGGCTATCCGTTCTGGATCGGCGGCATGGAAAGCTCGGTCGGGCAACGTCCACCGACGCCACCGCTGGACATGCTCGATGCCGCCACCGCGCAATCGCTCAAAGCCAGCGGCAAGGCGCTGTGGGCCAACCTTGATCCGACGCAATCCGGCGGCTGGGACGGTGGTTTGCCGCGTCATGCACTGGACGGAAAGTCTGCTGGCGGCGAAGCGGTCACCGTGACCACGTCGCTGGATTTCTCCAAGGAAGTCACTCGCGCCAAACCGATTTACCTGCCGGAAGAAGGCACCGAAGTCGAACAGGCAGCGATGGCCTTCCACGCGAAAAAGGATCACCCAAGTTTTGCCTTGTTGCCCGGTAATCAGATCGTGGCGAAGGCCTTCCGCACCAACGGCGCTCTGCCGATTGCCGGCGCGCCGTATTACGAGCCGTGCATGGACGACCGTCAGAAACGTTTGACCAGCAGCGCCGGCACCGGCGAATTCAACAGCGGCGAGCGCATCGACGGCATGTCGTTTGTCGGCGCCTCGGCGTTCACCGCCGACCGGCCGCGAGTCTACAAGGCCGCCAACATCCAGTTCGACGCGGTGTACAACAAGGTCGGTTATCACTTCCCGCAAGCGCGCATCCTGGCGCTGTGGGAAGACGCCTGGCCGGTGATCACCAAGCAGCGTCCGCCAGAACCGCTGGTGATGCGCATGAACACCTTCGACTGCGTGCAGTACCAGCAAACCAACCTGGTGCCGGCCGTCTACGAGATGGACGACTATCAGGTGCGCACCCCGACCGACGTGATCGGCCAGCACATTCACCTGCCGAAGTGGGACCTGACGGCGGCCGACGGTTCCTCCAACGGCTGGAACTACGAGGACGGCGTGCTTTCCCCCGGCGCCGTGCAGGAACGCGTGCACGCCATTCGCGAGTTCAACCAGTGCGCCGGCACCGACCCGCGCGACGGCACTCCGGCCTGCCCGAAAGCCAAGGCGCATCCGTTCTTCGGCCAGTACGGACGCAGCGACTGGATGGGCGCGCGCACGGCGATGCAGCGCTGGTTCGTCGACCCGGTGATCAACAGCAAAGGGGTGGATCGCGGTCTGGGCACGATCTTCACCCACGACCACCTCGGCCCATCGACACACCAACAGATTGGCCTCTATGCCACCGTGCTGGCTGAACCGGCCGGTTCCACCTGGTTCCACGCCGAAACCGGCGAGCCTCTGTACAGCGGCGCGCGGCAGGACGGCGGGCCGACGTCGTGGCAAGCGGTGATCAATACCGGCGACCTCGACGGCGACGGCTTGAACGACAGCTTCCGCGAGTTCTTCCTGGAGTACAGCGACTTCCAGCACGCCTATGAAGCCGGGGTTTACGTGGGCGCCGGGCCGAACGGCATCCCGAATGCACAAGCGTTCCCGGCCACGGCCGACAGCTTCCGGTTTGCGATCAACCCGCCGGTGCGCAACAACGCCGGCAACCTGCTCGAAGCGGTGGTCGAGGCGCGCGGCGGGATCAAACCGGGCTGTCCGAGCCGGCCATGTCCGCAGGCGATTTCCGTGGATGACCCGGGCATGTTTGTCGTCAACTACCGCAACGAACCATTGGGCCTGCGGGTGTTCGACCCGAACAAGGTTGCTCCGGACGGCAAGCGCGGCATGCAGGCCGACGGTCTCGGTGGTGATCTGGCGTACGCCATGCAGAGTCGCACCGACCGGGCGATCCCGGCGCTGAACCTGGCGCCGAATCAGATCAGTTCGGCCACCGGGCCTACCGGCGGCACCACGCAGTTTCCGCCGCACATCAACAAGGGCGGCGCTGAACCTGGCGATCCGTTCACGCCGATGCTGCGCACCTACACCGGCGACAACGTGCGGCTGCGGGTGCATGCCGGCGGTCACGAAGAAGAGCACAACGTCACCCTGCACGGCGTGAAGTGGCTGCAGAGCGGCTCCGGGTTTGGCAACAGTTCCAACTCCGGCTGGCGCGCGTCGCAGATGGTCGGGATCTCCGAGCAGATGGGCTTCATCGCGCCGGTGTCGATGCTGTCGAGTTCGGCGGCGACCACCGGGGATTATCTGTACTCGATGGACGCTTCGATCGAAGGCTACTGGAACGGCATCTGGGGCGTGATGCGCAACTACACCGCGCAACGCAACGACCTGTTCGCGCTGCCGAACAACTCGAAACCCACCGGTATGCGCAACACCGTGGCATTCGAAGGCACCTGCCCACGGATCAGCGCCAACCCCAACGGTATCGGCACCCGGCCCACCGTGCAGCGCAACTATGAAGTGGTCGCGGCGCTGGCCAACGACATCCTGCGCAACCCGCTGGGGTTGGCCATCGGTGATCCGGCCGGGCTCGGCCAGCACGTTGGCGGGCCGTTGAATCCGGCGGGCGGCACGCTGGTGTTCAACTCGCGGCCGGTGAGCATTCCGCAGGTGACGGTGACTGATCCTGAGGATGGCGAGACGATCACCATCGGCGGCCAGAGCGGGCCGATCCATGACCCGACCGCGATCCTTTATGTGCGCAAGGCGGATCTCGATCCGGCCACCGGCAAGCTCAAACCCGGCATTCCGGTGGAGCCGCTGGTGTTGCGCGCCGCTGCCGGCGACTGCATCAACATCACTCTGGAAAACCGCTTGCCGAGCGTAATGCCCGATCTGGCGCAGACCGCGATTCTGCAAGGTCTGGTCAAACGCGACCGTAACGGTGGCGACGGCTCGACCACCTTCAACAACAACCTGCTGCGGCCGTCCAGCCACGTCGGACTGCACGCGCAACTGCTGGCCTACGACATCACCAAATCCGACGGGGTGAACGTCGGCGCCAACCCGGTCCAGACCGTGCCGCCGCGTGTCGGCAGCACCGGGGCGTACCCGACCCGTACCTATCAGTACTACGCCGGGCACCTGGAGCGCGAAGGCAAACCGATCACCCAACTGGGGCGCAACGTCGACAACATCAACGCCACGGCGGTGGAGTTTGGCGGCCTCAACTTCACCCCGGCGGATGTGATCAAGCAACCGCAAAAAGGCCTGGGCGGGGCGATGAGTATCCTGCCGAGCGGCGCCACTTGGGTCGACGACGCACGCAAAGTCAGCGCCACGGTGACGGCGGCGGGGCAAACGGTCTATCGCGACTTTGCGATGGTCTGGCAGCGCGCGTTGAACCTGCGCTGGGCCAATGGCCGGCCGGTGGAGGGCATTGCCTCCGAAGGCATGGGTGTGCCGAACGATCCGAAGGACAACGCCGGCATGGCCATCAACTACAAGGCCGAACCGATGTGGTACCGCTTCGGCCTGGCGCCGGATGCACCGTTCGGCCGTGCCGACGGCCACGGTTACGGCGACGTGCCGAACGCACACATGGCCTACAGCAATGCGCTGGTCGGCGGCGATCCGCAGACCCCGGTGTTCTACGCCAGGCCGGGGCAGCCGTTCCGCACCCACATCCTGATGCCGACCGGTGGCAGCCGTGGCTCGACCTTCCAGCTCGACGGGCATCTGTGGTCGGTCAACCCGTTCCAGTCCGAGAAGAGCGATGTCGGCGGCTACCCGATGAACACCCCCGGCGTGGGTTCGGTGAAGTTCGGCTACAACCCGATGTCGATGTACATCGGCGCCCGCGAGAGCGTGCTGCCGGCGGCGCACTTCAGCTTCATGTTGCCGAGCGCCGGCGGTGCCAACGCGATAGCGGGGGACTACCTGTTTCGCGATAACGCCTCGTTCGGCAACACGGCGGGGTTGTGGGGATTGTTGCGGGTGACCAATGAGCCTGAGCCGGCACCGCCTGCTCAGTAG
- a CDS encoding cytochrome D1 domain-containing protein, with the protein MNRIINIIGVCLLAMAGALLTLSEIALAQTGPGQLLTRDGVSIAFNLQPLARDGKLREGEFADVQFRVTDGASGQPLSGVAPGAWIDPETVAADQAQGRDKSCKSRVGTFLKSNIGARPLLDLNSYFLLVMNRDASVSVIDPSVSVGGITSTRARIELKQPPMDWVTPKDNKRVFVSMPTAGEVAVIDSEQFKVLDSVAAGSQPVRLALQPDERLLWVGNNAAKADESGITVIDARSLKPLKHLATGRGHHEITFSKDSRFAFVSNRDDGTLSVIDIASLSLLQQVKTGSSPLSVAYSSLSGAVYVADGKDGTVTVIDSNSRAVRRVIKLQQGLGPMGFSADGRFGVVLNTVENRATVIDAANDSAIHDLEVSAEPYQVVFTKAYAYVRGLASPKVTMINLASLGEGRQPISQGFEAGPQPPRLAGDLPLASSLAVSRDDNAVFVVNPVDNTTYFYAEGMNAPMSGYPNRGQIARAAMVVDRSLREVSPGLYSARVKLPAAGRFDVAFLLNQPNIIHCFSAQVEPDGAAEKHVGPPKVEFLPGKAAVALNDPYVVRFRIVEGKQKVQRTGVKDVQLRYFLAPTSRPREVAALEVADGVYEAPVTLDHSGAWYLHVRAASLGAGFDDKTFASVRVLPGQTQ; encoded by the coding sequence ATGAACAGGATCATCAACATCATCGGCGTCTGCCTGCTGGCGATGGCCGGGGCGTTGCTCACGCTGAGCGAGATTGCCCTGGCGCAGACCGGGCCGGGTCAGTTGCTGACCCGCGACGGCGTGTCGATTGCCTTCAACCTGCAACCGCTGGCCCGCGACGGCAAATTGCGTGAAGGCGAGTTCGCCGACGTGCAGTTTCGCGTCACCGACGGCGCCTCCGGCCAGCCGCTGTCCGGTGTGGCACCGGGGGCGTGGATCGATCCGGAAACCGTTGCCGCCGACCAGGCCCAGGGCCGCGACAAGAGCTGCAAATCACGGGTCGGGACGTTCCTCAAATCCAACATCGGCGCGCGGCCGTTGCTCGATCTCAACAGTTACTTTCTGCTGGTGATGAACCGCGATGCCAGCGTTTCGGTGATTGATCCGTCGGTGTCGGTCGGCGGCATCACCAGCACGCGGGCGCGGATCGAACTCAAGCAACCGCCGATGGACTGGGTTACGCCCAAGGACAACAAACGGGTGTTCGTGTCGATGCCGACGGCGGGGGAAGTCGCGGTGATCGACAGCGAGCAATTCAAGGTGCTGGACTCGGTGGCCGCCGGCAGCCAACCGGTGCGGCTCGCGCTGCAACCGGACGAGCGCCTGCTGTGGGTCGGCAACAACGCGGCGAAGGCCGACGAATCCGGCATCACCGTGATCGACGCCCGAAGCCTGAAACCGCTGAAGCACCTGGCGACCGGTCGCGGGCATCACGAAATCACCTTCAGCAAGGACAGCCGCTTCGCCTTCGTCAGCAACCGCGACGACGGCACGTTGAGCGTCATCGACATCGCCAGCCTGAGCCTCCTGCAACAGGTGAAAACCGGCTCCAGCCCGTTGTCGGTGGCGTACTCGTCGCTGTCCGGCGCGGTGTACGTGGCTGACGGCAAGGACGGCACCGTCACGGTGATCGACAGCAACAGCCGCGCCGTGCGGCGGGTGATCAAGCTGCAACAGGGCCTAGGCCCAATGGGTTTCAGCGCCGATGGCCGCTTCGGCGTGGTGTTGAACACCGTGGAGAATCGCGCCACGGTCATCGATGCGGCCAATGATTCAGCGATCCATGACCTGGAGGTGTCCGCCGAGCCCTATCAAGTGGTGTTCACCAAGGCCTATGCCTACGTGCGCGGACTGGCCTCGCCGAAAGTCACCATGATCAACCTCGCCTCACTCGGCGAAGGACGCCAGCCCATCAGCCAGGGTTTCGAGGCCGGGCCACAGCCGCCACGGCTGGCCGGGGATTTGCCGCTGGCGTCGAGCCTCGCCGTGTCGCGGGACGACAACGCGGTGTTCGTGGTCAACCCGGTGGACAACACCACCTATTTCTACGCCGAAGGCATGAACGCGCCGATGTCCGGCTACCCCAATCGTGGGCAGATTGCACGCGCGGCAATGGTTGTCGACCGCAGCCTGCGCGAGGTGTCGCCGGGACTGTACAGCGCCCGGGTGAAATTGCCGGCGGCGGGGCGTTTCGACGTGGCGTTCCTGCTCAATCAACCGAACATCATTCATTGCTTCAGCGCGCAGGTGGAGCCCGACGGCGCGGCTGAAAAGCACGTCGGCCCGCCGAAAGTCGAGTTCCTGCCGGGGAAGGCTGCCGTGGCGCTCAACGACCCGTACGTGGTGAGGTTCCGCATCGTCGAAGGCAAACAGAAGGTACAGCGCACGGGCGTGAAAGACGTGCAGTTGCGCTACTTCCTCGCGCCGACGTCCAGGCCCCGTGAAGTCGCGGCGCTGGAAGTCGCCGACGGCGTGTACGAAGCCCCGGTGACCCTCGACCACAGCGGCGCCTGGTACCTGCATGTGCGCGCGGCATCGCTGGGCGCCGGTTTCGACGACAAGACATTTGCCAGTGTCCGGGTGCTGCCCGGCCAGACTCAGTGA
- a CDS encoding SCO family protein: protein MNRFASSGLLTLCLLAAGIHQAQAHSADEHAGHKAPAASTQEHTQVKFVDVPLLDQNGKTVRLEQDLVHNKIVVMSFIYTSCTTVCPVVSSIMGKVQKQLGSRVGGEVQLVSISIDPQRDDPKRLQDYARSFQRGPGWSWLTGSPQSINATLKGLGSFSGDFKNHQPLILVGDGNSRHWMRYYGFTDPALLAKEVEKLSGLRTHAKHTAIAMEQQP from the coding sequence ATGAACCGATTCGCATCATCCGGCCTGCTGACTCTGTGTCTGTTGGCCGCCGGCATTCATCAGGCCCAGGCCCACTCGGCGGATGAACACGCGGGGCACAAGGCACCGGCCGCCAGCACCCAGGAACACACCCAGGTCAAATTCGTCGACGTGCCGCTGCTCGATCAGAACGGCAAGACCGTGCGCCTGGAACAGGATCTGGTGCACAACAAAATCGTCGTCATGAGCTTCATCTACACCAGTTGCACCACGGTTTGCCCGGTGGTCTCGTCGATCATGGGCAAGGTGCAAAAACAGCTGGGCTCGCGGGTCGGCGGCGAAGTGCAGCTGGTGTCGATCAGCATCGACCCGCAGCGCGACGACCCGAAACGCCTGCAGGATTACGCCCGCTCTTTCCAGCGCGGGCCGGGCTGGAGCTGGCTGACCGGTTCGCCACAGTCGATCAACGCCACGCTCAAGGGGCTCGGCAGTTTCAGCGGTGACTTCAAGAATCACCAGCCGCTGATCCTCGTCGGTGACGGCAACAGCCGCCACTGGATGCGCTACTACGGCTTCACCGATCCGGCGCTGCTGGCCAAGGAAGTGGAAAAACTCAGCGGCCTGCGCACCCACGCCAAACACACCGCGATAGCCATGGAGCAACAGCCATGA
- a CDS encoding SCO family protein, protein MRLLDWISLTICFLILGNVAFAHEGHAPEAPATVAAAPAQGTHDAKTWFTDTPLLDQHGATQRFYSDALHNRVVLLNVIFTSCNDACPLITRKLKEVRELLGDKADGVTFISLTSDPLRDTPAVLKAYTLKQGADDPHWLFLTGDKAQMDLVLGRIGQIVPTPEQHSTQLIVGDVANKRWSKIRPDAPAAAIAQRLQLLTMPVAGR, encoded by the coding sequence ATGAGACTGCTCGACTGGATCTCCCTGACGATCTGTTTCCTGATTCTCGGCAACGTGGCGTTTGCGCACGAGGGTCATGCGCCCGAGGCCCCGGCGACGGTGGCCGCCGCGCCGGCCCAAGGCACTCACGATGCGAAAACCTGGTTCACCGACACGCCGTTGCTGGATCAGCACGGCGCCACCCAGCGTTTCTACAGTGATGCGCTGCACAATCGCGTGGTGCTGCTCAACGTGATCTTCACCAGTTGCAACGACGCCTGCCCATTGATCACCCGCAAGCTCAAGGAAGTCCGCGAGCTGCTGGGTGACAAGGCCGATGGCGTCACCTTCATTTCCCTTACCAGTGATCCGCTGCGCGACACGCCGGCGGTGCTCAAGGCTTACACCTTGAAGCAGGGTGCCGATGACCCTCACTGGCTTTTCCTTACCGGCGACAAGGCGCAGATGGATTTGGTGCTCGGTCGCATCGGTCAGATCGTGCCGACGCCGGAGCAGCATTCGACCCAGCTGATCGTCGGCGATGTCGCCAACAAACGCTGGAGCAAGATTCGCCCCGACGCCCCGGCCGCCGCCATTGCCCAGCGCTTGCAGTTGCTGACAATGCCCGTGGCCGGTCGCTGA
- a CDS encoding ABC transporter substrate-binding protein, producing the protein MNLRRVLALILFAGVSLGAAALPLTDEESAGKRLYREGLSASGEAIMARVGAADVLLPATSLPCANCHGTDGLGRPEGGVRPPELNWSRLTSLHGQQQINGRNYPAYTDSSLAQVIQQGRDPGNNQLDPSMPRFLLSMKDQRNLTAYLKRLADDRDPGLDDQTLHLGTLLPSQGPLAEEGATVAAVLNGSVARINQAGGIHGRQLRLTVVDPGPDRASAEQALQRLIDEEKVFALIAPLAPALDNELAPRLEHAGLPLIGPLSLMGSVQASAQIFEPLPGLREQLIALADYATASLKVLQGPTLIAYPDDPTQVQAAQALGQYLQDHGWQKVRLQAYNPVADSLPLGSRSVFYLGSGSGFSQMAAGLQNAGQVPYLFATSGQVAGDLLQVPKGFSRRVFLAYPFVPSDWTQAGRMALTLLREHQGLGAQHAVLQVGAYASMLLFSEAMKQAGRDASREKMVTALEGLHDFDTGLTPRLSFGPGRRSGLSGAHVVTVDLPDQRFYLVAPYKPILASP; encoded by the coding sequence ATGAACCTGCGCCGCGTCCTCGCCCTGATCCTGTTCGCTGGCGTCAGCCTCGGTGCGGCCGCGTTGCCGCTGACCGATGAAGAAAGCGCCGGCAAGCGCCTGTACCGCGAAGGCCTGTCGGCCAGCGGCGAGGCGATCATGGCGCGGGTCGGCGCGGCGGACGTGTTGCTGCCGGCCACTAGCCTGCCGTGCGCCAACTGCCACGGCACCGACGGCCTCGGCCGACCCGAAGGTGGGGTGCGTCCGCCGGAGCTCAACTGGTCGCGGCTGACCAGCCTCCACGGTCAGCAACAGATCAACGGGCGCAACTACCCGGCGTACACCGACAGCAGCCTGGCGCAGGTGATCCAGCAGGGCCGTGACCCCGGCAATAATCAGCTCGATCCGAGCATGCCGCGCTTCCTGCTGTCGATGAAGGATCAGCGCAACCTCACCGCTTATCTCAAGCGCCTGGCCGATGATCGCGATCCGGGGCTCGATGACCAGACCTTGCACCTGGGCACTTTGCTGCCGAGCCAGGGGCCGCTGGCCGAGGAGGGCGCAACAGTCGCGGCGGTGCTCAACGGCAGCGTGGCGCGGATCAATCAGGCGGGTGGCATTCATGGCCGGCAGCTGCGTCTGACTGTGGTCGATCCCGGCCCGGATCGCGCCAGCGCCGAGCAGGCCCTGCAACGGCTGATCGACGAGGAAAAGGTCTTTGCGCTGATCGCCCCCCTGGCCCCGGCGCTGGATAACGAACTGGCGCCACGTCTGGAACACGCCGGTCTGCCGCTGATCGGGCCGCTGTCCTTGATGGGCTCGGTGCAGGCCAGTGCGCAGATTTTCGAACCGCTGCCGGGATTGCGTGAACAATTGATCGCCCTGGCCGATTACGCCACCGCCAGCCTGAAAGTGCTGCAAGGGCCGACGCTGATCGCCTATCCCGACGACCCGACCCAGGTGCAGGCTGCGCAGGCGCTGGGGCAGTACTTGCAGGATCACGGCTGGCAAAAAGTCCGGTTACAGGCTTACAACCCGGTGGCGGACAGCTTGCCGCTGGGCTCGCGTTCAGTGTTCTACCTGGGCAGCGGCAGCGGTTTCAGTCAGATGGCGGCGGGTTTGCAAAATGCCGGGCAAGTACCGTATCTGTTCGCGACGTCGGGCCAAGTGGCGGGCGACTTGCTGCAAGTGCCCAAGGGCTTTTCCCGGCGGGTGTTTCTGGCCTATCCCTTCGTACCCAGCGACTGGACCCAGGCCGGGCGCATGGCCCTGACCCTGCTGCGCGAACATCAGGGCCTCGGCGCGCAGCATGCGGTGCTGCAAGTCGGCGCCTATGCCTCGATGCTGCTGTTCAGCGAAGCCATGAAGCAGGCCGGGCGCGACGCCAGCCGCGAAAAAATGGTGACGGCCCTCGAAGGCCTGCATGACTTCGACACCGGCCTGACCCCGCGCCTCAGCTTCGGTCCCGGACGACGATCAGGCCTGAGCGGCGCGCATGTGGTCACCGTCGATTTGCCCGATCAGCGTTTCTATCTGGTCGCGCCCTACAAACCGATTCTCGCGAGCCCCTGA